The nucleotide window cccaaagtgctgggattacaggtgtgagccactgtgcccagtcatgacttatttttattttatttcatttatttatttatttttgagacagagtctcaaaaatggggtttcgtcatgctggtctcgaactcctgacctcaagtgatcctcccacctcagcctcccaaagtgctgggattacaggtgtgagccactgcgcctggccagcagtGAATTATTCGTAAAGCAGGAGTGGAACCCCAAAACACTGAGACAAATCTACCTGGGTGCAAAGCAATTATCTCTCAACCAAACAACTGAGGAAAAAGTACTATCACTATCATTTCACCAGTAATAGTGGCTCACTCACTAGCAGTTTGAGGAGGGGTACATAAGGTTAGATGTGTGTGGGAATGAATAAGATTGCAGGAGATTGCAGGAAAATAGTGTAGCTGTGACACCTACTACCACCACCCACATACCTGGACATTTACTCTACTGGGAATTTCCAAGGTAGCACAGAAGCTGAGAAGTTCAGTTGcttaaatttcaaaatagaatCCCCTAAATTCATCATCACTGACAGAATGAAGAATTTCACTATATTCCTGACATTGTTATTCCTGATATTGGTCATTTtacttgttttctagttgttacaaaagttaaaaaataaataaataaataaataaaaaagcttaggccaggtggggtggttcTCACTTGTAATTCTCagtactttggtaggctgaggagggggaggatcacctgaggccaggggttcgagaccagcctggccaacacagtgagacaccccccccaacccccaatcatctcaattaaaaaaaagaagaaaaaagagaaaaacttacaCGTGTTTTACTCATGCAGAGAAACGGGGAAATTTTTTAGAACTTACCCTCCATTACCTACAGGACAAACTTTAAACTGTTTTCCCATAGTAATTAAAGAAAATCTTACTAATTTAGTCACAGCCTTTCTCAGCATGATTTCCCAAACCCAGTTCCACAATTTAGGCAATGTCCTGTACTTTTTTGTACTTTCCTGCCTCAGTGCACTTTTACTTTGTGCATTCTGGTGTGCCATTTCCTGGCCTCGTGGAATCTTATTCAAGAACAAAGTCAAATGTTATCTGCAATGTGAAGCCTGACTCCCAAAGGCAGTTACTAACTGGCAACTCTGAACTCTCCTAAAATGTTCATCTTCCCTATTTCTTGAGTGCAGAACTCTGCCTTATTCATTAGAGGCCTTAGAATCCCGTCCCTTAGCTGACTCAATAATGTTTGAACGAATAAACCCTGTTCCATTCACTAGAAGGCTGGATTCTGGGTACAACGGTAGGGGTAGAAATGGATTAGAAAGTATAGAGGTAGAAACCTAAAACCaacaagacaaaaggaaaaatgtgaaCCATATGAGCCACACTTTTTAAAAGTGTGCATTTGTGTATTAAGCAAGTGGCATGAATCCTTGGACTCGGTTGTGTTATTTGATGGGTTGCCTCTCCCTGTTAACCGCATAGTGATCATTTGATTGCTCTAATATCATTCATTTTGGCTTTAATATTTCAAAGAAGCTCATTTGGACGAAACAGAAAACTTACCTTGAGTTATCTCCCATACAATGATTTCCAGTAAATTAATGAGCTTCCCTCCAACGTCACACactctttcaaaaggataaaTAAACCCAACACCATAATAGCTTAAATACACTACCTGAAAGAGTAACGATTCCTCTGGGTTGAGGCTGAAACCGCAAATATTTGTTACAAAAGTCGGCAGATTCAAGggccaaaaacaaaacattgcccAAAAAGTAACCTGCTGTTTGGCCCACCGAATTGCAAGTAGAAGCATAACCCACATTTTCCCTGGATAACATAGTTAACGCCCAACCATCGACGGCAATGTCCTGAGTGGCGGCCAAGAattcaaacaaaaagaatgacACAGTGAGAGCAATCACGTCGGGTGTTCTGCCATCGGTATTCCCAAGCAAACGGTCCACCTGAGTGGATAAATAGATCATGAAGAGTCCTAGTATATACTGTGTCGGGACAAGCCAAGATTTGCGACGACCGAAGTTCTTAACGTAGACCGCATCAACCAACGGGGCCCAGAGTAATTTGAGACTGAAGGGCCAAAAGACAAAACTGAAGAAAGCTTGGTCTGTATAGCTAACATTTTTGCTTTGCAAAATGAGTGGGATGCTTCCCGCCAAGCCCAAGGGAATACCCTGAAGCACGTAAAGAAAGAGTAGCAGCAAAATGCTGCTTAGTTCGGCCCGGAAGCTCCGTGGGGCTTTTAAGAAGTCGCCAGTGCCGGTATCCCCCAGAAGAGCTTCTCTATCCCCTTCCCGGCCCGCTGAGTCCAAATGACTGTCATCCCAACCGCCTGGCGGCAGAGGACCGCTCTTCATATCCAGAGAGTGACTGAAATTCCCTGGCCGCCGTTGCCGACTGCTGTCCTTGTGGGAGATGGTGGGTGACATATCAGAGACGATGCAGAGCCCCGTCTGTGGGGGGCCGAGGCTGAGCGTTTTGGATCTGTCCAGTCCCAGGTCCAAGGCTGTCGCGCTGGACCAGGGTTTCGGTGGTTCACGGGATGGTGGCAGGGCTCAAAGCGATAAGGGCACTTCTTACTGCAGCCCGGAGTGCTGAAGCCGGGAGCCAGTCCTCTGGCTAGAGGCCCAGAGGATGCCTGGATAGGTGCCCCCTGGAACGGCGTGAAAGAGCCTGAAGGAGACCCCCGGGCAGTAGCGCCGGGCTCGAGGCTGGAGGTGTGTGCCGTGGTGCCGGGATGGAAACCAGCTCCTACCTGCGGCGGGATCGAACGGCCAGTCTCCCGACCCAACACCTCCAGCTCTCGCCGCTATCGATGCGGCAGAGAGCACTTTCTCTACAGGACTCCAGAAAAAGCATATAACTTCCTGCCTTGCGCTTCAGGAAGTGGTCCCAGTCTCTAACAggtcccttcccagcctccagagcaagCCAATCAGGGACACGCTCTCGTGGCCCAGTTCGGAAACAATGCTTGGTGGGAACCTGCAATCTTGGCTGCCGGAACCTTCGGGGAGGATTAACGCCGGCGCACCGTGCGGCCGGGGCGGGGCGCCGCCCAAACTCAAGCTCTGTGACAGCGCCTGTGGAGGTCTGGAAAGC belongs to Pongo pygmaeus isolate AG05252 chromosome 2, NHGRI_mPonPyg2-v2.0_pri, whole genome shotgun sequence and includes:
- the SLC33A1 gene encoding acetyl-coenzyme A transporter 1 isoform X2, with the translated sequence MSPTISHKDSSRQRRPGNFSHSLDMKSGPLPPGGWDDSHLDSAGREGDREALLGDTGTGDFLKAPRSFRAELSSILLLLFLYVLQGIPLGLAGSIPLILQSKNVSYTDQAFFSFVFWPFSLKLLWAPLVDAVYVKNFGRRKSWLVPTQYILGLFMIYLSTQVDRLLGNTDGRTPDVIALTVSFFLFEFLAATQDIAVDGWALTMLSRENVGYASTCNSVGQTAGYFLGNVLFLALESADFCNKYLRFQPQPRGIVTLSDWFFSSRCCNRTEIGRRGSTQRTFSLIGSSNGSFADNTASDYQQIHCRSPAIKHILQSHALQVTVYSMYVSIMAFNAKVSDPLIGGTYMTLLNTVSNLGGNWPSTVALWLVDPLTVKECVGASNQNCRTPDAVELCKKLGGSCVTALDGYYVESIICVFIGFGWWFFLGPKFKKLQDEGSSSWKCRRNN